One Helianthus annuus cultivar XRQ/B chromosome 12, HanXRQr2.0-SUNRISE, whole genome shotgun sequence genomic region harbors:
- the LOC110893080 gene encoding uncharacterized protein LOC110893080, with amino-acid sequence MVEREGKQIPIYFISRTLKGPEERYMPLEKLALTLVFASRRLRRYFQGHKIVLMTDQPLQKVLRRPELSRRLAKWVVELGEHSLGFKPRTAMKGQILADFLAEVSEDEERELLKWEALEKKEREKEDGAVWKLLTDGASSEEGSGAGITLISPEGIELTYAIRMDFENTNNTAEYEVLLAGMRLAQKMKARHVEANTDSQLVVKQYQGEYEVKDNIMAQYVAKVKETAKAFKTFKLEYIPRGQNRKSDALSKLASVAFDHLAREVKVEVLNASSLNMKEVTAIENMHETWMTPILKFLKDRTLPEGDWAARKVRVKALQYELIDGELYRRSYLGPSLKCVDMEEAEYVIREMHEGICGMHSRPRTIITRAMNAGFYWPRMYETASEEIKKCDNCQVHAPMTH; translated from the coding sequence ATGGTAGAGCGGGAAGGGAAGCAGATCCCCATATATTTCATCAGCAGAACACTAAAAGGTCCCGAGGAACGCTACATGCCCCTGGAGAAGCTGGCATTAACCCTTGTTTTCGCATCTCGGAGACTCAGGAGGTACTTCCAAGGACACAAGATTGTCCTGATGACTGATCAACCTCTCCAAAAGGTACTCAGGAGGCCGGAGCTGTCACGGCGGTTGGCTAAATGGGTTGTGGAACTGGGAGAACACTCTTTGGGGTTCAAGCCCCGGACAGCCATGAAGGGGCAGATACTGGCCGACTTTTTAGCAGAAGTCTCTGAGGATGAAGAGAGGGAACTCTTAAAATGGGAAGCCCTGGagaaaaaagaaagagaaaaggaAGACGGGGCAGTGTGGAAATTACTCACTGACGGAGCCTCTAGTGAAGAAGGGAGCGGGGCAGGTATCACACTGATAAGCCCCGAAGGGATTGAGCTGACATACGCCATAAGGATGGACTTCGAAAACACCAACAACACTGCAGAATATGAAGTCCTCCTGGCAGGAATGAGGCTGGCACAAAAAATGAAAGCAAGGCATGTGGAAGCTAACACTGACTCACAACTAGTAGTAAAACAGTACCAAGGAGAATATGAAGTCAAGGACAACATCATGGCTCAATACGTGGCAAAAGTGAAAGAAACAGCCAAGGCATTCAAGACTTTCAAACTAGAATACATCCCCCGAGGACAGAACAGAAAATCTGATGCCCTCAGTAAATTGGCCTCGGTGGCATTCGACCACCTGGCAAGAGAAGTCAAAGTAGAGGTCCTGAATGCCTCCTCCCTCAACATGAAGGAGGTAACCGCAATCGAGAATATGCACGAAACATGGATGACCCCGATCCTGAAGTTCCTCAAGGACAGGACGTTACCTGAGGGAGACTGGGCAGCCAGAAAGGTGAGGGTCAAGGCCCTACAGTATGAACTGATTGACGGAGAATTGTATCGAAGGTCATATCTGGGCCCATCCCTGAAATGTGTTGATATGGAAGAGGCTGAGTATGTGATTAGGGAGATGCATGAAGGGATTTGTGGAATGCATTCGAGGCCAAGAACGATAATAACAAGGGCAATGAATGCAGGGTTTTATTGGCCACGAATGTATGAAACAGCATCCGAGGAGATCAAGAAGTGTGATAACTGCCAAGTACATGCACCAATGACCCACTGA
- the LOC110895287 gene encoding pentatricopeptide repeat-containing protein At2g17140 produces the protein MEPARELTKTLLNNTKNPKLAWQIFKRIASNPQFPSDSFNKSLPVVTRILIGAKMFTEINNLQQLILQSHTSDHTLLLLMRVLAQLGHVNLAVSQLQAFRSHHPDKPISISLYNLLIRFSIRDNHPDCVRVLYEDMVVCRVPFETYTFNLLIGGLCDSGCLEDARKVFDKMRERGCVPNEFSFGILVRGYCRAGRAGEGLELLEVMRSMGVGSNIVVYNTLVSAFCKEGKTNEAEKVVEMLREDGLVPNVVTFNSRISGLCGSGKVLEASRIFRDMQVDNELGLPQPDMITYNLMLDGFCKEGMMEEAKTLIETMKETGVGLKVESYNIWLSGLVRNGMLLEAQGVLNEMAEKGVQPTIVSYNILMNGLCKNGMLRDAKTVMSLMKNGGVTPDVVSYSILLHGYCKKGMISEANKHLNIMIANGCFPNNYTCNSLLESLWKEGKVLEAEELLKKMKERGYALNMVTYNIVIDGLCKLGQVDKAVETMHDLWDQEDTDGNDNNSCKPDLITYSTIINTLCKDGKLDEAKKKFIEMIGRNVYPDSVIYDIFVSNLCKKGKVSSAFRVLKEMEKKGYNKSLQTYNSLILGLGMKSQFFEMYGLMNEMRERGIAPNVSTYNNMIRCLCESGGQTDDATKLLDEMLDKGVSPNISTFKLLIRPLCQIGEFRPAQEVFNISLSIFGHKETLYSFMFNELVAGDELLEAKDVFMSALDRCFFGIANFSYQDFINRLCKAEMLECATEVVKKMVKKRYAFEPASFMPVIDGLRMTGNNRNADEFAELMLEMGSEVKVSNQVTKVYKRRKVVNNDESNWRNVLHRDDGSGATLKILNKIQKGWGYERILLNMQSPKYV, from the exons ATGGAACCTGCAAGAGAACTAACCAAAACTCTTCTCAACAACACCAAGAACCCTAAATTAGCATGGCAGATCTTCAAACGAATCGCCTCAAATCCCCAATTCCCTTCAGATTCTTTCAATAAATCACTTCCTGTGGTCACACGTATCCTAATTGGCGCCAAAATGTTCACCGAAATCAACAATCTCCAACAACTAATCCTCCAATCCCACACTTCAGATCACACATTACTCTTGCTCATGCGAGTTTTAGCACAATTGGGTCATGTTAATCTTGCTGTTTCTCAGTTGCAAGCGTTTAGATCTCACCACCCTGATAAACCCATTTCAATTTCATTGTATAATTTACTTATTCGGTTTTCGATTCGAGATAATCACCCGGATTGTGTTCGGGTGCTGTATGAAGATATGGTTGTGTGTAGGGTGCCCTTTGAAACGTATACTTTTAACCTCTTGATTGGTGGGTTGTGTGATTCTGGGTGTTTGGAAGATGCACggaaggtgtttgataaaatgcgtGAGAGAGGGTGTGTGCCGAATGAGTTTAGTTTTGGGATTCTGGTTCGCGGGTATTGTCGGGCTGGACGTGCTGGTGAGGGTTTGGAGCTTTTGGAGGTGATGAGGAGTATGGGGGTTGGGTCTAATATTGTTGTTTACAATACGTTGGTTTCGGCTTTTTGTAAGGAAGGTAAGACGAATGAAGCGGAGAAGGTAGTGGAGATGTTACGAGAGGATGGTCTTGTTCCGAATGTGGTCACTTTTAATTCTAGGATCTCGGGTTTGTGTGGTTCTGGAAAAGTTTTGGAGGCTTCGAGGATCTTTAGAGATATGCAAGTTGACAACGAATTAGGCTTGCCTCAGCCGGATATGATAACGTACAATTTGATGCTTGATGGTTTTTGCAAGGAAGGAATGATGGAAGAAGCGAAGACGCTGATTGAAACCATGAAGGAAACCGGTGTTGGTTTGAAAGTGGAAAGTTATAACATTTGGTTGTCGGGTTTGGTGCGAAATGGAATGCTTTTGGAAGCGCAAGGAGTTCTTAACGAGATGGCAGAAAAGGGCGTACAACCGACTATTGTCTCATACAATATCTTGATGAACGGTCTGTGCAAGAATGGTATGTTGCGTGATGCGAAAACGGTCATGAGTTTGATGAAAAATGGTGGTGTGACTCCTGATGTGGTATCATATAGCATCCTACTTCACGGCTACTGCAAAAAAGGGATGATAAGTGAAGCTAATAAACATCTAAATATCATGATCGCCAATGGCTGTTTTCCGAATAATTACACTTGTAATAGTTTGCTCGAAAGCCTTTGGAAAGAAGGGAAAGTATTAGAGGCGGAAGAACTGCTGAAAAAGATGAAAGAAAGGGGTTATGCGTTGAATATGGTGACGTATAACATTGTTATTGACGGGCTATGTAAACTCGGCCAGGTGGACAAAGCCGTTGAAACCATGCATGATTTGTGGGATCAAGAGGATACTGATGGTAACGATAATAATAGTTGTAAGCCTGACTTGATAACGTATTCCACCATAATTAACACGTTATGCAAAGACGGGAAGCTTGACGAAGCGAAAAAGAAGTTCATTGAAATGATAGGGAGAAACGTATACCCCGATTCGGTCATTTACGACATATTCGTCTCTAATTTATGTAAAAAGGGAAAGGTATCTTCAGCGTTTCGGGTTCTTAAAGAAATGGAGAAAAAAGGGTACAACAAGAGCCTGCAAACGTACAACTCGTTAATCCTCGGGTTAGGAATGAAGAGTCAGTTCTTCGAAATGTACGGGTTGATGAACGAAATGAGAGAACGAGGTATCGCTCCCAATGTTTCTACTTACAATAACATGATAAGATGTCTATGTGAATCGGGGGGTCAAACCGACGATGCCACTAAGTTATTAGACGAAATGTTGGATAAAGGCGTATCTCCTAACATTTCGACTTTCAAGTTGTTAATAAGACCATTATGCCAGATAGGAGAATTCAGACCGGCACAGGAGGTGTTTAATATATCATTAAGTATATTCGGTCATAAAGAAACGCTTTACAGCTTCATGTTCAACGAGTTAGTTGCGGGAGACGAGCTCTTGGAAGCAAAAGACGTTTTCATGTCTGCGTTGGATCGATGTTTCTTCGGCATTGCTAATTTTTCGTATCAAGATTTCATCAACAGACTCTGCAAGGCTGAAATGTTGGAATGTGCTACTGAAGTTGTCAAGAAAATGGTTAAAAAAAGATACGCGTTTGAACCTGCATCGTTTATGCCAGTAATTGATGGTTTGCGCATGACGGGAAATAATCGCAATGCTGATGAGTTTGCTGAGTTGATGCTTGAGATGGGTTCTGAGGTTAAGGTTTCTAATCAAGTTACTAAGGTGTATAAGCGTAGAAAAGTTGTGAATAACGATGAAAGCAATTGGCGGAACGTACTCCACAG AGATGATGGCAGTGGTGCAACACTGAAAATTTTGAATAAGATACAGAAAGGATGGGGGTATGAAAGAATATTATTAAATATGCAGTCTCCAAAGTATGTATGA
- the LOC110895288 gene encoding protein NLP4: MNDHLASMFGSIKESDLTAIDDTSYDLQSSSSYLNSSETYLTCLYQNLSHERCYEEEADVKPFDYRLTDTFFNDQTAVNANSKLVANPMYPDGSYELAVTEIRQVLKSVCDAHCLPLAQTWSPCAQQGRPGCQNQSAGCMSIISSASYVFDPNVLGFYDACAELHVVRGEGIVGKAIGTNQPCFATDITGFCTSEYPLAEHAKVFGLGGAVAIRLRSTYTGPADFVLEFFLPRDCRSDEEQKQMLSSISCVMQRVSRSLYVMNDDELAKEEEDSVSVKGESSWISDMMEAQRRGESVIVSLGSHKEEPQEFKVINQWDYNQSTLTGDRKQIQTNLKPKGRRQPLATRRSEEKRRVKAERNISLPLLQQYFPGSLKDAAKSIGVCPTTLKRICREHGIMRWPSRKIKKVGHSLKKLQLIIDSVQGAEGTIQLGSFYTNFPELSSQNSPNPKPTTSGCVKKTTSGSSSCGSDNSGSSTLCCSKENISNTPQDQRRSLLNEKHVDEGVFRVNAVCGEQKIRLHMSQDWGFVDLQREIMTQFSIDDINIITIKYLDDDSEWVLLTCDADLEECMDIHMASKKCTIKIFLSQYFHQDSGSSYIGNC; the protein is encoded by the exons ATGAATGATCATCTAGCCTCCATGTTTGGATCGATTAAGGAAAGTGATCTAACGGCTATAGATGACACATCATATGATTTACAATCGTCGTCATCGTACCTTAATTCCTCAGAAACCTACCTCACATGTCTATACCAGAACCTTTCTCATGAGAGGTGTTACGAAGAGGAAGCGGATGTGAAACCTTTTGACTATCGTTTGACCGATACATTCTTTAACGATCAAACAGCTGTCAATGCCAATTCAAAACTTGTTGCTAATCCTATGTACCCGGATGGATCCTATGAATTAGCTGTTACAGAGATCAGACAAGTATTGAAATCGGTATGTGACGCGCATTGTTTGCCCTTGGCTCAAACATGGAGCCCGTGCGCTCAACAAGGTCGACCCGGATGCCAGAATCAATCTGCTGGTTGCATGTCGATCATAAGTTCGGCGTCCTATGTGTTTGATCCTAATGTTTTAGGATTCTATGACGCATGCGCTGAGCTGCATGTGGTTCGTGGTGAAGGTATTGTTGGTAAAGCAATTGGCACAAACCAACCATGCTTTGCTACTGACATCACGGGTTTTTGTACAAGTGAGTATCCGCTAGCGGAGCATGCTAAGGTGTTCGGGCTTGGTGGTGCGGTAGCAATACGCCTACGAAGCACCTACACGGGACCCGCTGATTTCGTTTTGGAGTTCTTTCTCCCTCGTGATTGCAGAAGCGATGAAGAACAAAAACAGATGCTAAGTTCGATATCATGTGTGATGCAGCGTGTTTCCAGGAGTTTATAtgtgatgaatgatgatgaattagcgaaagaagaagaagattcgGTTTCGGTCAAAGGCGAGTCGTCTTGGATTTCCGACATGATGGAAGCCCAACGGAGGGGCGAAAGTGTCATCGTTTCCTTGGGGTCTCACAAAGAGGAACCACAAGAATTCAAAGTGATAAACCAATGGGATTATAATCAATCAACATTGACCGGAGACAGGAAGCAAATTCAGACAAATTTGAAACCGAAAGGGCGAAGACAGCCATTGGCAACGAGACGATCGGAAGAAAAGAGACGAGTAAAAGCCGAAAGAAACATAAGTTTACCACTTCTCCAGCAATACTTTCCGGGGAGTCTCAAAGATGCTGCCAAGAGCATTGGAG TTTGCCCGACAACTTTGAAGAGGATATGCAGGGAACACGGGATAATGAGATGGCCATCTCGAAAGATCAAGAAAGTCGGCCATTCGCTAAAAAAGCTCCAACTCATCATTGATTCGGTCCAAGGTGCAGAAGGTACAATTCAACTCGGATCATTCTACACAAACTTCCCGGAATTAAGCTCCCAAAATTCACCAAATCCTAAACCGACTACTAGTGGATGTGTCAAAAAGACAACATCCGGTTCTTCATCATGTGGCAGCGACAATTCTGGTTCTTCAACCctttgttgttcaaaagaaaacaTTTCCAATACACCTCAAGATCAGAGGAGGTCATTGTTGAATGAGAAACATGTGGACGAAGGTGTTTTTCGCGTAAACGCTGTTTGTGGTGAGCAGAAAATAAGATTGCATATGTCACAAGATTGGGGGTTCGTAGATTTGCAGAGAGAGATAATGACGCAATTTAGCATAGACGATATTAACATTATCACTATAAAGTACTTGGATGATGACTCCGAGTGGGTGTTGTTGACTTGCGATGCGGATCTTGAGGAATGCATGGACATACATATGGCTTCTAAGAAGTGCACAATAAAAATCTTCCTTTCCCAGTATTTTCATCAGGATTCTGGAAGTTCTTATATTGGCAATTGTTAA